The following proteins come from a genomic window of Pirellula staleyi DSM 6068:
- a CDS encoding DUF1592 domain-containing protein, producing the protein MSLALLLVTSATWGESPVVATAEAEFQRHLGPFLKQHCDRCHNADLHEGEFRLDLLSRDVAHGPSGMKWAEVLERISSAQMPPEEEPQPKAEEAAAMVEWISSKLKEGETARLAKRERVTFNRLTRVEYANTIRDLLGVGFDATDPTGLAEDEIWNGFERVGSILSLSPSHIEKYFGAAESVLNEAFPEKRPEPFVKKKDALDLRGGGNREELAAAGLADKVRVDMWPGHDLSGGRPGPGQALPASGDYKVRIQLSGLQPKNGRAPHLTVYATDLDRMLFETDVIAPEDKPIIVEFTTHLPAGHVNLRVTNDVPGPSNLPRSGRSDPRIPFFSIKEGRRPWQIKLTDEQGEPLWPFLIIDWIEWSGPLGGAEATYAEREYLPSDSGDLEQVRSSLAKFATRAFRRPATEEEVERYLKIFQSEITSGEKFLPAFKTSLLAILCSKNFIYLVEGNAASNELQLSDFELASRLSYFLWSTMPDEELLALASAGKLHEPAELSRQVRRMLADPKGVRFSEQFPRDWLQLQMVGMFPPDKTLYPDYDQHLEQSMLGETTSFFREVLEQNLSLREFLVSDWTMINPRLAHHYGMPVPTEDRFVRVALNQDQHRGGLLTQAAILSLTSDGTRHRPVHRGKWVLESILGKSPPPPPANVKPIEPTPSTEPKATLRMKLDAHKSDASCASCHRRIDPLGFAFDHYDAIGRYRTHEVVSDGQGEMPLVDASGELPDGRKFSNAADFKQLLVSDLDTFSKTFIEKMSIFATRRVMTLADHESIEKVAEASKTDDYKLQTVIQNLVLSDLFQKR; encoded by the coding sequence TTGTCTCTCGCGCTGCTGCTGGTCACCAGCGCAACGTGGGGTGAGTCGCCAGTCGTCGCGACTGCTGAAGCCGAGTTTCAGCGTCACTTGGGACCCTTCTTAAAGCAGCACTGCGACCGCTGTCATAACGCCGATCTTCACGAAGGTGAGTTTCGACTTGATCTGCTTTCGCGCGATGTAGCCCATGGTCCTTCTGGGATGAAATGGGCTGAGGTGCTTGAGCGGATTAGCTCGGCGCAGATGCCTCCGGAAGAGGAACCGCAACCCAAGGCTGAAGAAGCGGCAGCAATGGTGGAGTGGATTTCGTCGAAGCTGAAAGAAGGTGAAACTGCGCGTCTTGCCAAGCGAGAACGGGTGACATTCAATCGACTCACACGCGTCGAATATGCCAACACGATTCGCGATCTCTTGGGAGTTGGCTTTGACGCGACCGATCCCACTGGACTGGCGGAAGATGAAATCTGGAATGGCTTTGAGCGAGTCGGTTCGATCCTCTCCCTCTCTCCTTCGCATATTGAAAAATATTTCGGCGCTGCCGAGTCGGTGCTGAACGAAGCCTTTCCAGAGAAACGTCCTGAGCCGTTTGTCAAAAAGAAAGATGCCCTCGACCTGCGTGGAGGTGGCAATCGCGAGGAGCTGGCAGCCGCAGGACTTGCTGACAAGGTGCGGGTCGACATGTGGCCCGGACATGATCTCTCGGGGGGACGTCCGGGACCAGGGCAAGCGCTACCAGCGTCGGGCGATTACAAAGTGCGCATTCAGCTGAGCGGGCTACAGCCCAAAAATGGCCGCGCGCCACATCTCACGGTCTATGCCACCGACCTCGATCGAATGCTGTTCGAAACCGATGTCATTGCTCCTGAAGACAAACCGATCATTGTGGAATTCACCACACACCTGCCCGCCGGTCATGTGAATTTGCGAGTGACCAACGACGTTCCGGGGCCCTCGAACTTGCCGCGCTCGGGACGCTCGGACCCGCGCATTCCATTTTTCAGCATCAAAGAGGGGAGGCGTCCTTGGCAGATCAAGTTGACCGATGAACAAGGGGAGCCTCTTTGGCCTTTCCTGATCATCGACTGGATTGAGTGGTCGGGGCCCCTCGGTGGTGCCGAAGCAACCTACGCCGAGCGCGAGTATCTGCCGTCCGATAGTGGCGATTTGGAACAGGTCCGCAGTTCACTTGCTAAGTTTGCGACACGCGCGTTCCGTCGTCCAGCAACTGAAGAAGAGGTCGAGCGCTATCTCAAGATTTTTCAGAGTGAGATCACGAGTGGCGAGAAGTTTCTCCCCGCCTTCAAAACGTCGCTACTGGCGATTCTCTGCTCGAAGAATTTCATTTACCTCGTCGAGGGAAATGCCGCGTCGAATGAACTGCAGCTGAGCGATTTCGAACTTGCTTCGCGGTTGTCCTACTTCCTCTGGAGCACGATGCCCGACGAGGAGCTACTGGCACTTGCGAGTGCCGGAAAATTACATGAGCCAGCCGAGCTTTCCAGGCAAGTCCGTCGCATGCTGGCCGATCCCAAGGGAGTCCGTTTCAGCGAGCAGTTCCCGCGCGACTGGCTGCAGCTGCAGATGGTGGGGATGTTTCCTCCCGACAAGACACTCTATCCCGATTACGATCAGCATCTCGAGCAGAGCATGCTAGGGGAGACCACCTCCTTCTTCCGGGAAGTGCTGGAGCAGAATCTCTCGCTCCGCGAGTTCCTGGTGTCGGACTGGACGATGATCAATCCACGATTAGCGCATCACTATGGAATGCCTGTTCCGACCGAGGATCGCTTTGTTCGTGTTGCGCTCAATCAAGATCAGCATCGAGGTGGCTTGCTGACTCAGGCTGCGATTCTGAGTCTCACGTCCGACGGCACCCGTCATCGTCCGGTGCATCGTGGGAAGTGGGTCCTCGAATCTATTTTGGGCAAATCGCCCCCTCCTCCCCCTGCCAATGTAAAACCGATTGAACCGACCCCATCGACCGAACCTAAAGCCACTTTGCGGATGAAGCTGGATGCTCACAAAAGCGATGCCAGTTGTGCATCGTGTCATCGGCGGATCGATCCGCTCGGTTTTGCCTTTGATCACTACGACGCCATTGGCCGCTATCGCACCCACGAAGTGGTGAGCGATGGCCAGGGAGAGATGCCACTGGTCGATGCCAGCGGTGAATTGCCCGACGGTCGCAAGTTTTCTAATGCTGCAGATTTTAAGCAGCTGCTGGTGAGTGATCTCGATACATTTAGCAAAACGTTCATCGAAAAGATGTCCATTTTTGCCACGCGCCGGGTCATGACACTGGCCGATCACGAATCGATCGAAAAGGTGGCCGAGGCGAGTAAAACCGACGACTATAAGCTGCAAACGGTGATTCAAAATCTGGTGCTCTCCGATCTATTTCAAAAACGCTGA
- a CDS encoding DUF1552 domain-containing protein, with protein sequence MATSRNRRHFLRSSTALIALPALESLGFQRTASSAEPKRPPKRLAFLGFGWGVTEATWYPDINTPGTDYELPQGLKPLARHKSDFTVVQGLWNKYSNEGHWGSTMWLTGANRYAQVGQSFHNSISVDQVAAATLGQQTRFASLQFCGSDSAGGSGHGPGLSLAWDVRGKPMGGQNSPVEAYHRLFSKDTTPIEQQKLMLSEKRSLLDTVLENASDVKRGLNRQDASKLDEYLEGIRDIETRLSKEEQWIGVEQPPAPMQEPPPGMTGREEIKLMYDLIVAALQTDSTRVITYRQPVSTLLLSLEINVHPHDMSHYHSVLGEKLDASQRRDLAQSELLAGLIDKLKETKEVDGSRLFDHVALAYGSNIRTGHSLDNCPTIITGGGANLKLGHNLVVPKGTPLCNAWLTMLQGLGVAAERHGDSTGTLSDLVA encoded by the coding sequence ATGGCCACCTCTCGCAATCGACGTCACTTTCTCAGGTCCAGCACCGCCTTGATTGCACTCCCGGCGCTCGAATCGCTGGGTTTTCAGCGTACAGCATCGAGCGCTGAGCCAAAGAGGCCCCCCAAGCGTCTGGCGTTTCTCGGCTTTGGCTGGGGGGTGACCGAAGCGACCTGGTATCCCGATATCAATACGCCCGGCACCGACTACGAGCTTCCGCAAGGGCTCAAGCCACTCGCGCGGCACAAGTCAGATTTTACGGTCGTGCAGGGACTATGGAATAAGTATTCCAACGAAGGTCACTGGGGGAGCACGATGTGGCTCACCGGGGCCAATCGCTACGCGCAGGTTGGGCAGAGTTTTCACAACAGCATCTCGGTCGATCAAGTAGCTGCTGCGACACTCGGTCAGCAAACACGTTTTGCCTCACTGCAGTTCTGCGGCAGTGACAGCGCTGGTGGATCGGGACATGGTCCCGGTTTGTCGCTGGCGTGGGATGTCCGTGGAAAACCGATGGGTGGTCAGAATAGTCCGGTCGAGGCGTATCACCGTCTTTTCTCGAAGGATACGACTCCGATCGAGCAGCAGAAGTTGATGCTCTCCGAGAAAAGGAGCTTGCTCGATACGGTGCTCGAAAATGCCAGCGATGTGAAGCGTGGACTCAATCGACAAGATGCCTCGAAACTCGATGAATACCTCGAAGGGATTCGGGATATCGAGACGCGACTAAGCAAAGAAGAGCAGTGGATTGGTGTCGAGCAACCGCCAGCCCCGATGCAAGAGCCACCGCCGGGAATGACTGGGCGCGAAGAAATCAAACTGATGTACGACCTGATTGTTGCAGCGCTGCAAACCGATAGCACGCGCGTGATCACCTATCGCCAGCCAGTCAGCACGCTGCTGCTGAGCCTCGAGATCAATGTCCATCCGCACGACATGAGCCACTACCATAGCGTGCTTGGTGAAAAACTCGACGCTTCACAGCGTCGCGATCTGGCGCAAAGTGAACTCCTTGCAGGACTGATCGACAAGCTGAAGGAGACCAAGGAAGTCGATGGTTCGCGGCTGTTCGATCATGTCGCGCTCGCCTACGGCAGTAACATCCGCACCGGTCACTCGCTCGACAATTGTCCCACAATCATCACCGGTGGCGGGGCGAATCTCAAACTCGGCCACAACCTCGTCGTACCGAAAGGAACGCCCCTGTGCAACGCCTGGCTGACGATGCTTCAAGGGCTCGGCGTCGCAGCGGAGCGACATGGCGATAGTACCGGTACGCTGAGCGATCTGGTGGCATAA
- a CDS encoding DUF1592 domain-containing protein encodes MKYALRFALILWVTVAAILSEPSVAGEPPRATIPASHHQVLRAHCQKCHAKSKAEGAFRIDDLPLTITTLETAERWQKILNALNSGEMPPEGEKQLENEVKADLLDQLANTMVAARKTLADQGGVITMRRLNRREYRNSLRELLGVEINVSELPSDVGSGGFDTVGSNLFMSGNQFEQYLALGREGLDEAWERQAAATSQHKLRQEGEQTTPLLRKLHADELDARRRGDLWVKGVDEAAARSENAAIVAELRKEFPDESIFRRSWAKIPGAPSPESFGFQTGENNADKANRASRNFFLHAYHAKYLAQPAVDRGAYLTINNGGDFNSWLTLNVPFSWPVGEYVVRIRAAHTEHATPERRFIEFGIHPRHGQVISTHEVTGTMDHPQVIEIPLVMTRKHSDRNDRAIFIREKGTSDHIEQSRRRFNEGVKENGVGPEFVLWIDWMEIERVNDASGKLPAGIATLQIGLDDKSNPSPDEVRQAIERFAVEAFRGKAPSTTYLDRLAEIYQRRRTAGDKHAAALKESLSVVLASPMFLYLAEPTPDQQRRALTSQELATRLSYFLWGSPPDRELRELAQQGKLLEPETLSAQSKRLLSDPRAVGFSRPFVHQWLELDRVDFFTVNRAMFPRFDEATKLAARSEVYETFEHILRANAGLDDLLRSDYVVIDGVLANYYGIENVHGDEFRKVPVPADSPRGGLLGMAAINFMLSNGERTSPVERGAWVLRKLLNDPPPPAPANVPQLARLAGKLLTTRERLSLHQEQAQCASCHRKIDPIGLGLENLDATGMWRTDDSYQLFGDHGKPISGQKISWKIEPQGKLFQGPEFADYYQLREILASKSEDFARGFSMALIEYALGRPCSFSDEPLIEAMVNQAREKDFAVQSFLETLVTSEAFRLKS; translated from the coding sequence ATGAAATATGCACTTCGTTTTGCGCTGATACTTTGGGTGACGGTCGCTGCGATACTATCCGAACCGTCCGTGGCAGGTGAGCCTCCGCGAGCTACGATTCCAGCCTCGCATCACCAGGTACTACGCGCGCACTGTCAGAAATGTCATGCGAAGAGCAAAGCGGAGGGGGCATTTCGTATCGATGATTTGCCACTCACGATCACAACGCTCGAAACAGCCGAGCGGTGGCAGAAGATCTTAAACGCACTCAATAGCGGGGAGATGCCTCCTGAGGGTGAAAAACAACTCGAGAATGAGGTGAAAGCGGATCTTCTCGATCAACTGGCAAACACGATGGTGGCAGCACGCAAAACTCTTGCCGATCAAGGTGGCGTGATCACCATGCGGCGACTGAATCGACGCGAGTATCGCAATTCCCTGCGTGAACTCTTGGGAGTCGAGATTAATGTGAGCGAACTTCCGTCGGATGTGGGTTCCGGGGGATTTGATACGGTTGGCTCGAATCTATTCATGTCGGGAAATCAGTTCGAGCAATATCTGGCGCTTGGTCGCGAGGGACTCGATGAAGCGTGGGAGCGACAAGCTGCCGCCACCTCGCAGCACAAGCTGCGCCAGGAAGGTGAGCAGACCACGCCACTGCTTCGTAAGTTGCATGCGGATGAACTCGACGCGCGCCGCAGAGGCGATTTGTGGGTCAAGGGAGTGGATGAGGCGGCCGCGCGCAGTGAGAACGCTGCCATTGTGGCCGAACTGCGTAAGGAGTTTCCTGACGAGTCGATCTTTCGACGCTCGTGGGCCAAAATTCCTGGAGCACCTTCCCCCGAATCTTTCGGATTCCAAACCGGGGAGAACAACGCCGACAAAGCCAATCGAGCCTCGCGAAACTTCTTCCTGCATGCCTACCATGCAAAGTATCTCGCGCAGCCCGCTGTTGATCGTGGCGCTTATCTCACGATCAACAATGGTGGCGATTTCAATTCATGGCTCACCCTGAACGTTCCTTTTTCATGGCCCGTTGGTGAGTATGTCGTGCGTATTCGCGCTGCTCATACGGAGCATGCCACTCCCGAGCGGCGATTTATTGAGTTTGGCATTCATCCAAGACATGGTCAGGTCATCAGCACGCACGAAGTGACCGGGACGATGGATCATCCTCAAGTGATCGAAATTCCGCTGGTGATGACACGCAAGCATAGCGATCGAAACGATCGTGCGATCTTCATTCGCGAGAAAGGGACGAGCGATCATATCGAGCAATCGCGGCGTCGCTTCAACGAAGGGGTAAAGGAAAACGGTGTCGGTCCGGAGTTTGTACTTTGGATCGACTGGATGGAGATTGAGCGTGTGAATGATGCAAGCGGAAAACTCCCCGCCGGAATAGCCACGCTTCAAATCGGACTTGATGACAAAAGCAATCCGTCGCCAGACGAAGTGCGACAAGCGATCGAGCGCTTTGCTGTCGAGGCGTTTCGAGGCAAAGCTCCATCGACTACCTACCTTGATCGACTCGCAGAGATCTACCAGCGTCGACGAACTGCCGGAGACAAGCATGCGGCGGCCCTGAAAGAATCGCTATCGGTCGTACTCGCTTCGCCGATGTTCCTCTATCTGGCGGAGCCTACGCCCGATCAGCAGCGCCGAGCGCTCACGAGCCAAGAGTTGGCCACACGGCTGTCGTATTTCCTGTGGGGATCTCCTCCGGACCGTGAGCTGCGCGAGCTGGCACAGCAGGGAAAGTTGCTCGAGCCAGAGACTCTAAGTGCACAGTCGAAGCGGCTGCTGAGCGACCCTCGTGCAGTCGGATTCTCGCGCCCCTTTGTGCATCAATGGCTCGAGCTCGATCGTGTCGACTTCTTTACGGTCAACCGCGCGATGTTTCCTCGTTTCGATGAAGCAACAAAGCTTGCGGCGCGCAGCGAGGTGTATGAAACGTTCGAGCATATACTCCGCGCGAACGCAGGGCTCGATGATTTGCTTCGTTCAGATTACGTCGTGATCGACGGAGTCCTCGCGAACTACTATGGAATCGAGAATGTGCATGGTGATGAGTTTCGCAAGGTGCCGGTACCTGCCGATTCTCCGCGTGGTGGATTGCTCGGTATGGCGGCGATCAACTTCATGCTCAGTAATGGTGAGCGGACCAGTCCGGTCGAACGTGGCGCATGGGTCCTACGAAAGCTGCTGAACGATCCACCTCCCCCTGCCCCGGCGAATGTGCCGCAGCTTGCACGTTTGGCAGGAAAACTCCTGACTACCCGCGAGCGACTTTCGTTGCATCAAGAGCAGGCGCAGTGCGCGAGCTGTCACCGTAAGATCGATCCTATTGGGCTGGGGCTTGAGAATCTCGATGCCACCGGGATGTGGCGCACCGATGATTCGTATCAACTGTTTGGCGACCATGGAAAGCCGATCTCCGGTCAGAAGATCAGCTGGAAAATCGAACCACAGGGGAAGCTGTTTCAAGGGCCCGAGTTTGCCGACTACTATCAGTTGCGCGAGATCTTGGCGTCGAAATCCGAGGATTTTGCTCGTGGTTTCAGCATGGCACTCATCGAGTACGCGCTCGGTCGACCTTGTAGCTTTAGCGACGAACCGTTAATCGAGGCGATGGTAAACCAAGCTCGCGAAAAAGATTTTGCAGTGCAATCGTTTCTCGAAACGCTGGTGACCAGTGAAGCGTTTCGCTTGAAGTCGTGA
- a CDS encoding sigma-70 family RNA polymerase sigma factor — translation MSDDSLLQTESPQPEKSNEAFLRLLMKHEQQIRAYIRACLPRSADVDEVMQEVGLVAWRKFTTLDDQTLFPRWVCLIARFEVLKFRRKFARDRLVLDDATIELLAAEGAEEMPLREQQLKALDDCVAKLSADRRQLVLAAYSPDNTIRSLAAGLARSEGSVYQLLARIRQELQRCVEKKLAAPT, via the coding sequence ATGTCCGACGATTCACTTCTCCAGACTGAGTCCCCTCAACCCGAGAAATCCAACGAAGCTTTTCTACGTCTGCTGATGAAGCATGAGCAGCAGATTCGTGCATATATCCGTGCCTGCTTGCCGCGGTCTGCTGATGTCGATGAGGTGATGCAAGAGGTGGGACTCGTCGCTTGGCGAAAGTTCACGACGCTCGACGACCAGACTCTCTTTCCACGCTGGGTCTGCTTGATTGCGCGTTTTGAGGTACTGAAATTTCGACGCAAATTTGCGCGCGATCGGCTGGTGCTCGACGACGCCACCATCGAACTGCTGGCGGCCGAAGGAGCTGAAGAAATGCCCCTCCGCGAGCAGCAACTAAAAGCGCTCGACGATTGTGTCGCCAAGCTCTCGGCCGATCGTCGTCAGTTGGTGCTGGCCGCTTACTCGCCCGACAACACGATCCGATCGTTAGCTGCTGGCCTCGCCCGCTCCGAAGGTTCGGTCTATCAGCTTCTCGCTCGGATTCGTCAGGAATTGCAGCGCTGTGTCGAGAAAAAACTTGCTGCTCCAACGTAA
- a CDS encoding serine hydrolase, whose protein sequence is MLRRTFFQMFVFLAVATSISVHFAPRPSLSAAEPKRRVGSGAAQRAPIGPTNLASNTNSTEFDQEIDAHFAEKKLPGLVVLMARDGLLTYRRVKGHADVAGNVPMTEHKIGRLNSVSKLVGSVVLVRLEEQGKINLKSKASTYIDGLPAHHNYRVLDLLTCRSGVRHYGEPTSSDSPTGWSENDFATAADVLPNFWLDPLASPSGSYHYSSFGYTISDACAEEVSGKSFRNLVKDLVATPAGASTLRVEDLEDNNLNRVKFYTVENGQNVEVSPPKKEWTPSGGGMQSSPLDLLKFGIALMDGKVISKANVDRMMTRLDSNDSYAIGCSTAIENGYQVMAKDGSAEGSNAYIWMVPERRMVMVVMANRDGAGVDSLGKSLRRIALGTNKASGQEPDLVVEKFVRTSAPRYKNGYLEIPVSFGVKNQGKAGASSSFLNSVKVEGVDRWTAFMEALPREDSKSVSAVVKVSDPNKLLAGRTLTLQAYADAPIAGGDTSIPSYARINEVSENNNTATLEVKVPGGLDLKTAPRPDTDASKSRPTRVPNRIGPANRKPVK, encoded by the coding sequence ATGTTACGTCGAACCTTTTTTCAGATGTTTGTTTTTCTCGCGGTCGCCACCTCAATCTCGGTGCACTTCGCGCCCCGACCCAGCCTCAGTGCTGCTGAACCGAAACGACGTGTCGGAAGTGGGGCGGCACAGCGGGCTCCCATCGGTCCCACGAATTTGGCAAGTAACACCAACAGCACCGAGTTCGATCAAGAGATCGATGCCCACTTTGCCGAGAAGAAGCTGCCAGGCCTTGTCGTGCTGATGGCACGCGATGGGCTCCTCACTTATCGCCGGGTCAAAGGCCATGCCGATGTCGCCGGTAATGTGCCGATGACTGAACACAAGATCGGTCGCCTAAACTCGGTCTCCAAACTGGTTGGAAGTGTCGTCCTCGTGCGACTCGAAGAGCAGGGGAAGATCAACCTCAAGTCGAAGGCCTCGACTTACATCGATGGCCTTCCGGCTCATCACAACTATCGAGTGCTCGATCTGCTGACTTGTCGCAGCGGCGTTCGTCACTATGGCGAGCCGACCTCCAGCGACAGTCCAACAGGCTGGTCGGAGAACGACTTTGCCACAGCTGCCGATGTGCTCCCAAACTTTTGGCTAGATCCCCTAGCATCACCGAGTGGCAGTTACCACTACAGCTCGTTTGGGTACACCATTTCCGATGCGTGTGCTGAAGAAGTCTCGGGAAAATCGTTTCGTAATTTGGTGAAAGACCTCGTTGCGACACCTGCTGGAGCCTCGACGCTGCGTGTCGAAGACTTGGAGGACAACAACCTTAATCGCGTGAAGTTCTACACCGTCGAGAATGGTCAGAACGTCGAGGTTTCACCTCCGAAAAAGGAATGGACTCCATCGGGTGGCGGGATGCAGAGTTCCCCTCTCGATTTGCTGAAGTTTGGCATTGCCTTGATGGATGGGAAAGTGATCTCGAAGGCCAATGTCGATCGGATGATGACGCGCCTCGATTCCAACGATTCGTATGCCATTGGTTGCAGCACCGCGATCGAGAATGGCTACCAAGTGATGGCCAAGGATGGAAGCGCTGAAGGAAGCAATGCCTATATCTGGATGGTTCCTGAGCGCCGCATGGTGATGGTAGTGATGGCGAATCGCGACGGGGCTGGTGTCGACTCGTTGGGTAAGTCGCTCCGCCGAATTGCCTTGGGTACGAACAAAGCGTCGGGACAAGAGCCTGATTTGGTGGTCGAAAAGTTCGTCCGTACCTCTGCCCCACGCTACAAGAATGGCTACCTCGAAATTCCTGTCTCGTTCGGCGTCAAAAACCAAGGGAAGGCAGGGGCCAGCAGCAGTTTTCTCAACTCGGTGAAAGTCGAGGGTGTCGATCGCTGGACAGCCTTCATGGAGGCACTCCCTCGCGAAGATTCGAAGTCGGTTAGTGCTGTCGTGAAAGTTTCCGACCCGAACAAACTGCTCGCGGGACGTACCCTCACGCTCCAAGCTTATGCGGATGCACCAATTGCTGGTGGCGATACTTCGATCCCCAGCTATGCCCGCATCAATGAAGTGTCGGAGAACAACAACACTGCCACCCTCGAAGTGAAAGTGCCTGGAGGACTCGATCTGAAAACGGCACCTCGCCCCGATACCGATGCGAGCAAGTCGCGTCCCACGCGGGTTCCTAATCGAATCGGACCTGCGAATCGTAAGCCCGTAAAGTAA
- a CDS encoding DUF4405 domain-containing protein, with product MSRAIVNFFLDLALLVVFLALMFVSVVVRFVFPPLVASSGWQLGGMNLGDWMNLQFILVAVMTLGILIHVMLHWSWIMGIVATKLMSSKKAKIDEGTQTIYGVGFLIVILNIVGLAIAVAALSIQGPS from the coding sequence ATGTCGCGAGCGATCGTCAATTTCTTTCTCGACTTGGCACTTCTCGTCGTCTTCCTCGCGCTCATGTTTGTATCGGTGGTTGTGCGATTTGTCTTCCCACCTCTCGTGGCGTCCAGCGGGTGGCAACTGGGGGGGATGAATCTTGGTGATTGGATGAACCTGCAATTCATCCTGGTCGCTGTGATGACTCTGGGCATTCTTATACACGTGATGTTGCACTGGAGCTGGATCATGGGAATCGTTGCGACCAAATTGATGAGCAGCAAGAAAGCAAAAATCGATGAGGGAACCCAAACCATTTATGGAGTGGGCTTCCTCATCGTGATTCTGAACATCGTGGGACTGGCGATCGCCGTGGCTGCTCTATCGATTCAAGGTCCGAGCTAA
- a CDS encoding sulfite exporter TauE/SafE family protein, whose translation MIELPLIFMTGILGASHCLGMCGPLALIVGVSSSGWSSALARQIVYSLGRIFTYAVLGAVAGYAGDRLSGYSQGMTNVPAVLAILAGLMLVYQGAKATGIISYLSRVASYFSFRKTSTTNTPSGTVCLAGGMIGKLLRQPHATGAFMAGMATGLLPCGLLYGMLALAVSTHQVAAGALLMIVFGLGTTPMMIVAGLGGRLLSLSMRRSIFALAAWCLLLTGAVSIVRGASFLAMPGEKPAGCPFCSEK comes from the coding sequence ATGATCGAACTCCCCTTGATCTTTATGACCGGCATTCTTGGTGCAAGCCATTGCCTCGGGATGTGTGGACCCCTGGCGCTCATCGTGGGAGTCTCGTCTTCCGGATGGAGTTCGGCCTTGGCTCGCCAAATCGTCTATTCGCTCGGACGTATCTTCACGTACGCGGTGCTGGGTGCGGTGGCCGGCTATGCAGGTGATCGGCTGAGCGGCTATTCCCAAGGAATGACGAATGTGCCCGCCGTACTTGCTATCCTTGCGGGCTTGATGCTCGTTTACCAAGGAGCTAAGGCAACTGGGATTATCAGCTACCTCTCGCGCGTCGCTAGCTACTTCTCGTTCCGCAAAACTTCCACGACAAACACTCCTTCCGGGACCGTTTGTTTAGCAGGTGGCATGATTGGCAAACTGCTACGACAGCCGCATGCGACCGGAGCATTTATGGCGGGTATGGCGACGGGGCTCCTTCCGTGCGGTTTACTTTACGGCATGCTCGCGCTAGCAGTCAGCACTCATCAAGTAGCAGCTGGCGCTCTCCTGATGATTGTGTTCGGACTCGGAACCACTCCGATGATGATCGTTGCCGGACTCGGTGGTCGCTTGCTCTCCCTCTCGATGCGCCGCTCGATCTTCGCTCTGGCTGCCTGGTGCCTACTACTCACCGGTGCCGTTTCGATCGTGCGTGGCGCGTCGTTTCTCGCGATGCCGGGAGAAAAACCGGCTGGTTGTCCCTTTTGTAGTGAAAAGTAA